The Microscilla marina ATCC 23134 genome has a segment encoding these proteins:
- a CDS encoding alpha/beta hydrolase: MRTTTNVLYVKSPDADPNLQSLDIYSPDETNNAQPTLLWVHGGGWMTSDKQKEVADKAAFFTQLGYVFVSVNYRLSPDVQHPAHTQDVAQSIAWVHQNIEGYGGNPQQIILMGHSAGGHIVALLGTNARFMLELGLDPQIIRGILVVDGVGFDVESRMRRQQKNFSRMYTQAFGSHEEDWTDASPVLHVGTHTYTPRFLMLCADHSNQAPVAAHIFSEALKAAKIPAQVTVISNKDHGTINTDIGKYKEVINMVIEDFLKECFLVDSQ, encoded by the coding sequence ATGCGAACAACAACAAACGTGTTATATGTAAAAAGCCCTGATGCTGACCCAAATTTACAGTCTTTGGATATTTATTCGCCCGATGAGACCAACAATGCTCAGCCTACATTACTATGGGTACACGGAGGTGGTTGGATGACAAGTGACAAACAAAAAGAGGTGGCAGATAAAGCAGCTTTTTTTACTCAGTTGGGCTATGTGTTCGTATCGGTCAATTACAGGCTCTCGCCTGATGTGCAACACCCTGCCCACACTCAAGACGTTGCCCAAAGCATTGCCTGGGTGCATCAAAACATTGAAGGGTATGGTGGCAACCCACAACAAATCATATTGATGGGACACTCGGCAGGGGGGCATATAGTAGCACTGTTGGGTACCAATGCCCGGTTTATGCTGGAGTTAGGGCTTGACCCACAAATCATCAGGGGGATACTGGTGGTAGATGGGGTAGGGTTTGATGTGGAATCGCGCATGAGGCGACAACAAAAGAACTTCTCGCGTATGTATACTCAAGCTTTTGGAAGCCACGAAGAAGACTGGACCGATGCTTCGCCAGTGTTGCATGTAGGCACACACACCTATACGCCCCGTTTTCTAATGCTTTGTGCCGACCATAGCAACCAGGCACCAGTCGCTGCACATATTTTTTCTGAAGCCCTCAAAGCGGCCAAAATTCCGGCACAAGTCACTGTCATTTCTAACAAAGACCACGGAACCATTAATACCGATATAGGCAAATACAAAGAAGTAATTAATATGGTCATAGAAGATTTTCTGAAAGAATGTTTTTTAGTTGATAGTCAGTAG